One stretch of Thermodesulfovibrio thiophilus DSM 17215 DNA includes these proteins:
- a CDS encoding AAA family ATPase, which translates to MKKVAVVGKGGVGKSFVVYGLTKALVKRGNRVLVIDSDESNQTLYKLFGFDSPPSAFMDFLGGKKTVQQSIIKRFQSGEKELKMSLIERKIFSIDDIPDEFIIKDDRMFLVSIGKIKEPMEGCACPMGVVIREFLDKIELKNTEIIIVDTEAGVEHFGRGIEKGIDTVIAVAEPYLDSIEVAEKALLLAQKMDKKVYFLLNKVPLEFEDKLKQNLQKKEIHISGIIHFSPEIYSSSIEGKIPQKTSIFNEIEEVSEKIWKNTDLIP; encoded by the coding sequence ATGAAGAAAGTTGCTGTAGTAGGTAAAGGTGGTGTTGGTAAGAGTTTTGTAGTGTATGGACTTACAAAGGCTTTGGTAAAAAGAGGTAACAGAGTTCTCGTTATAGATTCAGATGAAAGCAATCAGACACTTTATAAACTCTTTGGTTTTGACAGTCCACCTTCAGCGTTTATGGATTTTTTAGGCGGGAAGAAAACAGTTCAGCAAAGTATTATCAAAAGATTTCAGTCAGGAGAAAAAGAGCTTAAAATGAGTTTAATTGAAAGAAAGATTTTCAGTATTGATGACATTCCGGATGAATTTATCATAAAAGATGACAGAATGTTTCTGGTTAGTATTGGGAAAATCAAGGAACCTATGGAGGGATGTGCATGTCCCATGGGAGTGGTAATCAGAGAGTTTCTTGATAAGATTGAGTTAAAAAACACAGAAATAATTATTGTCGATACAGAAGCAGGAGTTGAACATTTTGGAAGAGGAATTGAAAAAGGAATAGACACGGTTATAGCAGTTGCTGAACCCTATCTTGACTCCATTGAGGTAGCAGAGAAAGCTCTCTTGCTTGCCCAAAAGATGGATAAAAAGGTGTATTTTCTTTTAAATAAAGTGCCATTAGAATTTGAGGATAAACTTAAACAGAATCTTCAGAAAAAGGAAATTCACATTTCAGGGATAATACACTTTTCACCGGAGATTTATAGCTCCTCCATTGAAGGTAAAATACCACAGAAAACATCTATTTTTAATGAAATTGAGGAGGTTTCAGAAAAAATATGGAAGAATACAGATTTAATCCCATAG
- the tsaA gene encoding tRNA (N6-threonylcarbamoyladenosine(37)-N6)-methyltransferase TrmO: MEEYRFNPIGYVRAKAESLPRHWTISDIEGQIIINPEYNDGLKGIKAGDKIVVIFYFHKSPPFTYDKLNQKPAHINEQRGVFSICSPHRPNPIGLSVLEVVDIFDNVIKVRRIDMLDGTPVLDIKPYIEYKPYEKQAYSPSERSEE, encoded by the coding sequence ATGGAAGAATACAGATTTAATCCCATAGGATATGTAAGAGCAAAGGCAGAGAGTTTACCACGACACTGGACAATTTCAGATATTGAAGGACAGATTATTATTAATCCTGAGTATAACGACGGATTGAAAGGTATAAAAGCAGGAGATAAAATTGTTGTTATTTTTTATTTCCATAAATCACCCCCATTTACATATGATAAGCTTAATCAGAAACCAGCTCATATTAATGAACAAAGAGGAGTCTTCAGTATCTGTTCACCGCACAGACCAAATCCAATAGGGCTTTCAGTGCTTGAAGTAGTTGATATTTTCGATAATGTAATCAAAGTACGAAGAATTGATATGTTGGATGGAACTCCTGTGCTCGATATAAAGCCTTACATTGAATATAAGCCCTATGAAAAACAGGCATATAGTCCTTCTGAACGGAGCGAAGAATGA
- a CDS encoding IS110 family transposase gives MIVINSIQFKIISNSAKKIDEHDTEIIAKYLNKELMSTFRVKSNKQAQLTSLIGTRSKFYKLRTTLKNKIHNILNANGIVTKKELFSSEKSLNSILTIEIEEIYKFELKIIGGGYNEESSAFNDFYLFASFFCLC, from the coding sequence GTGATAGTGATAAACTCCATCCAATTTAAGATCATATCCAATTCAGCAAAGAAAATAGATGAACATGATACAGAGATAATCGCAAAATATTTAAATAAAGAACTAATGTCCACATTTAGAGTTAAGAGTAACAAACAGGCACAATTAACAAGTCTTATAGGGACGAGATCTAAGTTTTATAAACTTAGAACAACATTGAAGAACAAGATACATAATATACTGAATGCGAATGGTATAGTAACTAAGAAAGAATTGTTTTCTTCAGAAAAATCCCTTAATTCAATTCTTACTATTGAAATAGAAGAGATATATAAATTTGAATTAAAGATAATAGGAGGAGGATATAATGAAGAAAGCTCTGCTTTCAATGATTTTTACCTTTTTGCTTCTTTCTTCTGTCTATGCTAA
- a CDS encoding iron ABC transporter substrate-binding protein, whose product MKKALLSMIFTFLLLSSVYAKEIITITDMAGRKVTIPKKVEKVVALSASLRYIVYLQAFDRVAGIEGVEKHRIMKGNIATGKAYWLAIKDRVHTIPSVGEGGPGKLPDFEKLIAVNPDLVITFEVDNAQLIQSRTGIPVVVIQYARTEGFRIEDIQNTFNFLGKILQKEKRAEELNRYINQCIAEIERKTKNSNKPSVYIGAISARGAHGITSSEADYPPLRWLNVKNVVDDTRKKGHIFIDREKLLVWNPDYIFIDTGGFSLVNDDYLKNKEFYKKLKALREGRVYTVFPYNFYRTNLEILIANAYFIGKVIYPERFGDINPQKKAEEIFRKFLGIDVYGDLKSVYRGYGKVEFKESEITVH is encoded by the coding sequence ATGAAGAAAGCTCTGCTTTCAATGATTTTTACCTTTTTGCTTCTTTCTTCTGTCTATGCTAAGGAGATAATTACAATTACTGACATGGCTGGAAGGAAAGTTACAATCCCAAAGAAAGTTGAAAAAGTAGTTGCACTCTCAGCATCTCTTAGATACATAGTCTATCTTCAAGCCTTTGACAGAGTAGCAGGCATTGAAGGAGTAGAAAAGCATAGAATAATGAAAGGCAATATAGCAACTGGAAAAGCATACTGGCTTGCTATAAAGGACAGGGTGCATACTATTCCTTCAGTAGGAGAAGGCGGACCGGGAAAGCTTCCTGACTTTGAAAAGCTCATTGCAGTAAATCCTGATCTTGTTATTACTTTTGAGGTTGACAATGCTCAACTAATTCAGAGCAGAACAGGAATACCTGTGGTTGTAATTCAGTATGCAAGAACAGAAGGATTCAGAATAGAGGATATACAGAACACCTTTAATTTTCTTGGTAAAATTCTTCAGAAAGAAAAAAGAGCAGAGGAGTTAAACAGATATATAAATCAATGCATAGCTGAAATTGAAAGGAAAACAAAAAACTCTAACAAGCCTTCAGTCTATATAGGAGCGATAAGCGCAAGAGGTGCACACGGAATTACAAGCTCTGAAGCAGACTATCCACCTCTTCGATGGCTTAACGTGAAAAATGTGGTTGATGATACAAGAAAAAAGGGCCACATTTTTATTGACAGAGAGAAACTTCTTGTATGGAATCCTGACTACATCTTCATTGATACTGGTGGATTCTCTTTGGTAAACGATGATTATTTGAAAAACAAAGAGTTTTATAAAAAACTTAAAGCTCTAAGAGAAGGAAGGGTTTATACTGTTTTTCCTTATAATTTTTATAGGACAAATCTGGAGATTCTAATTGCCAATGCATATTTTATTGGAAAGGTCATATATCCTGAAAGGTTTGGGGATATAAATCCTCAGAAGAAGGCAGAAGAAATCTTCAGAAAATTTCTTGGAATTGATGTCTATGGTGATTTAAAGAGCGTATACAGAGGATATGGAAAGGTTGAATTCAAAGAGTCAGAAATTACAGTTCACTGA
- a CDS encoding FecCD family ABC transporter permease: MERLNSKSQKLQFTEVSIKERYLKAFHAKLILAFFLLISVVVVALISVSTGSMNLPLIEVFRAIFNNTENSYIIWNIRITRTLGAILAGASLGVAGAVMQNVLKNPLASPFTLGVSQGAAFGAAFAIIVFGAGQSHSFGTEAVIVFKSYLVVVSAFIGAILTVVLILFLSFLKNITPETIILAGVGLSSLFSSATMFLQYFANDFQVAATVFWTFGDMGKAGWMEVRLMFLAFIPCFIYFFLQRWNFNALLWGDETARSLGVNIKFLRVSGMLLSAFIVSVCTAFLGIIGFVGLVSPHIVRLLAGNDHRFLILYSALFGALLLSISDLIARTVISPTVLPVGIITSFAGAPMFFYLLIRRRRF, encoded by the coding sequence ATGGAAAGGTTGAATTCAAAGAGTCAGAAATTACAGTTCACTGAAGTTTCAATAAAAGAAAGGTATCTCAAAGCCTTTCATGCCAAACTTATTTTAGCATTTTTCTTGCTGATTTCAGTTGTGGTAGTGGCTCTTATTTCGGTTTCAACTGGTTCAATGAATCTTCCTCTAATCGAAGTTTTTAGGGCTATCTTTAACAACACTGAAAACTCCTATATCATCTGGAACATAAGAATTACAAGAACCTTAGGAGCAATTCTTGCAGGTGCTTCATTAGGAGTTGCAGGTGCTGTGATGCAAAATGTGCTCAAAAACCCACTGGCTTCACCTTTTACTCTGGGAGTATCTCAAGGAGCGGCCTTTGGAGCAGCCTTTGCTATAATTGTTTTTGGTGCAGGACAATCACACTCCTTTGGAACAGAGGCAGTAATAGTTTTTAAAAGTTATCTAGTTGTGGTTTCAGCTTTTATTGGTGCTATCCTGACTGTTGTTCTCATACTTTTTCTCTCTTTTCTGAAAAATATAACTCCCGAAACAATAATTCTTGCAGGAGTGGGACTGAGCAGTCTTTTTAGCTCTGCTACTATGTTTCTACAGTATTTTGCCAATGATTTTCAGGTTGCAGCCACTGTTTTTTGGACATTTGGAGACATGGGAAAGGCTGGATGGATGGAAGTAAGACTGATGTTTCTTGCCTTTATCCCCTGTTTTATTTATTTTTTCCTTCAAAGATGGAACTTTAATGCACTGCTTTGGGGAGATGAAACTGCAAGAAGTCTTGGAGTGAACATTAAATTTTTAAGGGTTTCAGGCATGTTGCTGAGTGCCTTTATCGTCTCCGTATGCACAGCCTTTCTCGGGATAATTGGTTTTGTGGGATTAGTTTCACCTCATATTGTAAGACTCTTAGCTGGAAATGACCACAGATTTCTCATTCTCTATTCAGCCCTTTTTGGAGCTTTACTGCTTTCCATTTCTGATCTGATCGCAAGGACAGTTATCTCCCCTACTGTTTTGCCTGTTGGCATAATAACCTCCTTTGCAGGCGCACCCATGTTCTTTTATCTACTGATAAGAAGGAGAAGATTTTAG
- a CDS encoding ABC transporter ATP-binding protein — protein sequence MLRIKELFSGYGDIDVLKGLNIEFTKGIVYAVLGPNGSGKSTLLKTIDGIIKPKKGTICINGEYIKKHSAKEIAKKVAYLPQRSNSVPYSTVFDTILLGRKPHISFEPTKRDLELIEKIIHDLGLSKFAFRKINELSGGEAQKVLIARALAQQPEVLLLDEPVNHLDPKNQIEILNILQRVTKSLNLATIIVLHDLNLGIQFADYFVFMKNGEIYRAGDSSIIEPSLVKDVYEIDVKIVEINGRKFLTFPCHK from the coding sequence ATGCTTAGGATTAAAGAACTCTTTTCAGGATACGGAGATATAGATGTCCTAAAAGGTTTGAATATTGAGTTCACCAAAGGGATTGTCTATGCTGTTTTAGGACCCAATGGCTCAGGAAAATCAACGCTTCTAAAAACAATTGACGGAATTATAAAACCAAAAAAAGGAACAATTTGTATAAATGGTGAATATATAAAAAAACACTCAGCTAAGGAGATTGCAAAAAAAGTTGCCTATCTGCCACAACGTTCCAATTCAGTGCCTTACAGCACAGTCTTTGATACGATCCTTCTTGGAAGAAAGCCTCACATTTCCTTTGAACCAACTAAGAGAGATTTAGAACTTATTGAAAAAATTATTCATGATTTAGGTCTTTCCAAATTTGCTTTCAGAAAAATTAATGAATTAAGCGGAGGAGAGGCTCAGAAAGTTCTTATTGCAAGAGCGCTTGCACAGCAACCAGAGGTGCTTTTGCTTGATGAGCCTGTAAACCATCTTGACCCCAAAAATCAGATTGAGATACTCAACATTTTACAGAGAGTAACAAAAAGCTTAAATCTTGCAACCATAATTGTTCTTCATGACCTTAACCTTGGCATTCAGTTTGCCGATTATTTCGTTTTTATGAAAAATGGTGAGATTTACCGTGCAGGAGATTCGAGTATTATTGAGCCTTCGCTTGTTAAGGATGTTTATGAGATTGATGTTAAAATTGTTGAAATCAATGGAAGAAAATTTCTGACTTTTCCCTGTCACAAGTGA